A segment of the Nostoc sp. TCL26-01 genome:
GTTGACTTTCCAAAAAAATTTTCCCACTCATCATTTGCACCAGCGAGTTGATAATGGCTAAACCCAACCCCGTACCCGGATATTTGCGGGTGATACTTTGATCAACCTGGCGAAAAGCTTCAAAGATATTTTGAAAATCTTTGGAAGATATGCCAATACCAGTATCTCGTACAGCGATCGCTACACGATTTCCTGGTAGGTCTTGTGCCTCAATCCAAATACTACCAGACTCTGTAAACTTAATAGCATTAGATAATAAATTTACTAAAATTTGTTTTACACGGACTGGATCATTAAAAATTAAAGAATTTTGTAAATCGATTTGCACTAATAAAGATAACTTTTTTGCTTCAGCCAGAGAACGCATTTCTGTAACTGTGGTATGAATTACTTTAGTTAAATCAAATACTTCTGGTTGTAGCTCTAATCCTCCCTCCTGCAACTTAGAAAAATCTAAAACCTCATTCAGTAACATTAATAAATGTTTACCATTATTCAGGATACGTTCTACCATATCCGTTTGCTGATTGGTCAATTGACCAAATTTAGGACGTAATAATATTTGGGAAAACCCAATGATGGCATTCATCGGTGTTCGCAGTTCATGGGACATGGTAGCCAGAAACTGAGATTTTAGCCTGGATGCTTCTAATAATTTTAAATTTTGGCTGTGAATTTGTTGTCTTTGTCTTTCTAATTCTTGATTCTTCCGTACCAATTGCTCATGGCTTTCCCTCAATTGTTGGTATGCTACATCTGCCTGAGTTTCTGCACGATAAACCCGGATCGCATTGCGTAACACCTGAGATAAAGTTTCTGAAGAAATCTTAGATTTAGATAGATAATCTGTAGCACCAGCTTTCATCAACTCCACAGCGATTTGTTCATCACCTTGAGCCGTGAGAACTACTAAAGGTACTTTAATGTCCCAAGAACGTAGTATTTGAATTAAGGTTAAGCCATCTTGATCTGGTAAACGATAATCGAGGAAAACACAATCATAAGTATTATTTCTTAAGGTAGAAAGTGCGGTATTTCCGTCACTTACCTCTGATAGTTCCATCTGCACACCTGCTTTGAGCAAGGCACGACGAACCACCATGCGATCTACCTCATCATCGTCTACAACCAAAATTTTCAGCGTCTGTTCCATCGGTTTTTATTTTCGCTGCCAAATACAGGTTGACATACAACATTTTTGATTTACAGTCATCTACTCAAAAGTTGATATTTTAGATAAATGATTGATTAATACTAACTTTCTACTTGACAAAAATTAATTGTTATCTCCTTTAATAATATCAGTTTATGTAATTAACAATTTGATTACCATAAACCATTACTTAAGAGGTAAATCAAATAATCAATCTTATTATTTATCTACAGCTTGAAGATTTATGGTAAGGATACATCTGTCAGAATACAGGAGTTAGGATAGTTCAAATTCTCATATTTGATGAGTAAGCTAATATTTCTCAACCCTGATTAATTCTGACTTCTGACTCCTGGGTGCTGAATTCTTAGGATTCATGATATGAATCTTGTCATCATATGTTAACCATGATTACTAATACTTTTTGTATTAAAACTATGTTTTTGAGTCAGATTGAGACAAGTAAATGAACAATTGTTGATTAATTAATTATTCATTCAGCCAGCCACAAATACTATCTGGGATGACAGACCCGACACTGACCAAGTAAAATAGAACACCCTATCAAGCTTCATCCCAATTGTAAAAGAGCAAGTTAACACACGTCCTCACCCATTAGTGAGAGTTGGAGAAAAACATTGTGTACCATCAACTTGAGCAGTTTTACGCTCTCAAGCGTGAGGATCAACTCAAGTAAAATGCTTTTCTCGTCTGGAAAACAGACTCTAGATTAATCCCACCGATCCTATTCTACAAATCAGTTGCCTAAATCCTGGACTAATCACAGTGTTTTCTGGGCTATTTTTAGTTGTCAGGTTGGGAAAATCACAAAAACCTGATCTTCTTATCTCCAAACAATCACAGATCCATCATCTGTTACAATTGGGGGGAGTATGGGAGGTAAGTCTAAGAGTTAGAATCTGAAAATAAACAGATTCCCACATTTAGTTTTATTGACATTAAGTCGTAGGAGTCTAAGATCGTTTTTTTGTCCCAAATATCTGTTGTCTTGTTTAACCGCTATTAATACTTTCTTTGCCATATCGTAGGAATCTGCTTTGATTATTAAACTGATC
Coding sequences within it:
- a CDS encoding ATP-binding protein, translating into MEQTLKILVVDDDEVDRMVVRRALLKAGVQMELSEVSDGNTALSTLRNNTYDCVFLDYRLPDQDGLTLIQILRSWDIKVPLVVLTAQGDEQIAVELMKAGATDYLSKSKISSETLSQVLRNAIRVYRAETQADVAYQQLRESHEQLVRKNQELERQRQQIHSQNLKLLEASRLKSQFLATMSHELRTPMNAIIGFSQILLRPKFGQLTNQQTDMVERILNNGKHLLMLLNEVLDFSKLQEGGLELQPEVFDLTKVIHTTVTEMRSLAEAKKLSLLVQIDLQNSLIFNDPVRVKQILVNLLSNAIKFTESGSIWIEAQDLPGNRVAIAVRDTGIGISSKDFQNIFEAFRQVDQSITRKYPGTGLGLAIINSLVQMMSGKIFLESQLEVGSKFKIELPRQISLSSSSLASSPLQLDHKGVYCSNQNPHQSSTAQSSKASMGYPHLKL